One Flavobacterium sp. 90 DNA segment encodes these proteins:
- a CDS encoding 2TM domain-containing protein, with protein MGTNYSDSERYYQAQKKVEEIKKFYQHLTVYLLCNPIVIVVNLMTSPGYLYFWYSLLGWGIGVALHGLKAFDCFPFFNREWEQQKIKKIMEREIESQRQIWK; from the coding sequence ATGGGAACAAATTATTCAGATTCAGAACGATATTATCAGGCTCAAAAAAAAGTCGAAGAAATTAAAAAGTTTTATCAGCATTTAACGGTTTATCTTCTTTGTAATCCAATCGTAATTGTTGTAAATCTAATGACTTCACCAGGTTACCTATATTTTTGGTATTCTTTGTTAGGGTGGGGAATTGGAGTTGCTTTGCACGGATTGAAAGCTTTTGATTGTTTTCCGTTTTTTAATAGAGAATGGGAACAACAAAAAATAAAAAAGATCATGGAGAGAGAAATAGAAAGTCAAAGACAAATTTGGAAATAA
- a CDS encoding 2TM domain-containing protein, giving the protein MGTTKNKKDHGERNRKSKTNLEIIMERDFDNDAKKNELLQIASRKVVKLKSFYIHAFFYSIGLILFTLKNYFGLPLNVFPVRYLNSLVMIVWSTAFLVSAVDIFASFKIFGEEWEERKLKSILEKKEKKQKWE; this is encoded by the coding sequence ATGGGAACAACAAAAAATAAAAAAGATCATGGAGAGAGAAATAGAAAGTCAAAGACAAATTTGGAAATAATTATGGAAAGAGATTTTGATAATGACGCGAAAAAAAATGAACTGCTACAAATAGCTAGCAGAAAAGTAGTTAAACTAAAATCATTTTATATTCATGCTTTTTTCTATAGTATTGGATTGATTTTGTTTACTTTAAAAAACTATTTCGGACTTCCGTTGAATGTGTTTCCAGTCCGATATTTAAATAGTTTGGTAATGATAGTTTGGAGTACTGCGTTTCTGGTATCTGCAGTGGATATATTTGCTTCTTTTAAAATTTTTGGAGAAGAATGGGAAGAACGTAAGCTGAAAAGCATCTTGGAGAAAAAAGAGAAAAAACAAAAATGGGAGTAA